From Camarhynchus parvulus chromosome 22, STF_HiC, whole genome shotgun sequence, a single genomic window includes:
- the POLB gene encoding DNA polymerase beta: protein MSKRKAPQESPNEGITDFLTELANYERNVNRAIHKYNAYRKAASVISRYPSKIQSGAEAKKLDGVGAKIAEKIDEFLSTGKLRKLEKIRQDDTSASINFLTRVTGIGPAAARKFVEEGIKTLEDLRKIEHKLTHHQRIGLKYFEDFEKRIPREEMLQMQEIVLEEIKKLDPNYIATVCGSFRRGAESSGDMDVLLTHPSFTSESSKQSKLLHQVVEQLEKVHFITDMLSKGDTKFMGVCQLPDKEDGTAYPHRRIDIRLIPKDQYYCGVLYFTGSDIFNKNMRAHALEMGFTINEYTIRRLGVTGVAGEALPVECEKDIFDYIQWKYREPKDRSE, encoded by the exons ATGAGCAAGCGCAAAGCTCCCCAGGAGAGCCCCAATGAAGGCATCACCGACTTCCTCACCG AGCTGGCCAACTACGAGCGCAACGTGAACCGGGCCATCCACAAGTACAACGCGTACAG GAAAGCGGCCTCGGTCATTTCTCGGTATCCCAGCAAGATACAGAGCGGGGCTGAAGCTAAGAAGCTG GATGGAGTGGGTGCTAAAATAGCTGAAAAGATAGATGAGTTCTTATCCACCGGAAAGCTACGTAAATTGGAAAAG atTCGGCAAGATGATACAAGCGCTTCTATCAATTTCCTGACACGAGTCACTGGCATTGG tcctgctgctgccaggaagtTTGTCGAGGAAGGAATTAAGACTTTGGAAG atcTAAGAAAAATTGAGCACAAGCTGACCCATCACCAGCGAATTGGGTTGAA aTACTTTGAAGATTTTGAGAAAAGAATCCCGAGGGAAGAAATGCTGCAAATGCAG GAAATTGTGCTCGAAGAGATAAAGAAACTGGACCCAAACTATATTGCTACAGTCTGTGGCAGTTTTAGGCGAG GTGCAGAGTCAAGTGGTGACATGGATGTTCTCCTAACCCATCCCAGTTTCACATCAGAATCATCCAAACAG TCAAAACTTTTGCATCAGGTTGtagaacagctggaaaaagtCCACTTTATCACAGATATGCTGTCTAAAGGTGACACCAAATTCATG GGTGTCTGTCAGCTGCCAGATAAAGAGGATGGAACAGCTTATCCACACCGCAGAATTGATATCAG GCTTATCCCAAAAGATCAGTATTACTGTGGTGTGCTGTATTTCACAGGCAGTGATATATTCAATAAGAACATGAGAGCTCATGCTCTGGAAATGGGCTTCACAATCAATGAATACACAATACGCCGCCTGGGTGTTACTG GAGTTGCTGGAGAGGCTCTGCCAGTGGAATgtgaaaaagacatttttgacTACATCCAGTGGAAGTACCGAGAGCCAAAGGATCGGAGTGAATAA